A window from Montipora capricornis isolate CH-2021 chromosome 7, ASM3666992v2, whole genome shotgun sequence encodes these proteins:
- the LOC138055228 gene encoding uncharacterized protein, with translation MACLSVLKSKIKSVQLIHIGRFIFFALLMIQCGFLTAYPAWYKEDARWIPVFLLYAPALFYWIHCLLTQAELVRMFFTWLLYVVIALIPMIATIFAVVVVGDDLDTKNLLGPNVLKVMLCLTPLLFLLLVNTASDLGEHKEYSALVIRLSLQITIDLFDTVEMLDIALDEREDNPSTISKGFAIAMVAVACFSFLLSLFQLAENKLEEGKHTRRDRTAIIRNVMQIVFVNSPFFFIRLVVLIEYKKDESIFMAKNGIAIFLSCLEMYWIRKDASQSSSN, from the coding sequence ATGGCTTGTTTATCAGTGTTGAAGAGCAAGATCAAGTCAGTTCAACTCATCCATATAGGACGTTTCATATTTTTTGCGCTCTTGATGATTCAGTGTGGTTTTCTTACAGCATATCCAGCATGGTACAAAGAAGATGCACGCTGGATTCCTGTGTTTCTGTTATACGCTCCAGCACTATTTTATTGGATCCATTGCCTTCTTACGCAAGCAGAACTTGTCAGAATGTTCTTCACGTGGCTTTTGTACGTTGTGATCGCCTTGATTCCAATGATCGCTACCATTTTTGCTGTTGTCGTTGTCGGCGATGATCTCGACACGAAGAACCTGCTTGGTCCCAATGTTTTAAAAGTAATGCTGTGTTTAACGCCACTGCTATTCCTTCTCCTAGTAAACACGGCTTCGGATTTGGGTGAACACAAGGAGTACAGTGCACTTGTAATACGACTGTCTTTGCAGATTACCATCGACCTCTTTGATACAGTTGAGATGCTCGATATTGCGTTAGACGAAAGAGAAGACAATCCCTCGACCATTTCAAAAGGATTCGCTATAGCGATGGTCGCTGTAGCATGCTTCAGCTTTTTACTGTCTCTCTTTCAGTTGGCAGAAAACAAACTTGAGGAGGGGAAACACACACGACGCGATCGCACAGCAATAATACGCAATGTCATGCAAATCGTGTTTGTCAATTCCCCGTTTTTTTTTATTCGCCTGGTTGTCTTGATCGAATACAAGAAAGACGAGTCCATCTTTATGGCAAAGAATGGGATCGCTATTTTTCTTTCATGCCTTGAAATGTACTGGATCAGGAAGGACGCTTCGCAGTCTTCCTCGAATTGA
- the LOC138055722 gene encoding uncharacterized protein, with the protein MAQGFLLASYPAIYLNFNCYLTRLSYIPSIIWWFCLILFNQAKLRRLFYIWGLYVLGLVVSTVVVFGTVEDSLDKDRFLGPNVLKMTFCITPLLLLLLLNTANDAEDFKDVVSMFCFQMVVDLFDAVEMLDIVLDEYVHNYGIPKQFGAVMIIVACISFLLSPWKMAQHDFKSGKPRRLTAKWRYIVEMAFVNFLFLVVRLVIMFKYEKDESIFVAKNSIAIILGIIQLRNLELKEYSSVSTCDSDDD; encoded by the coding sequence ATGGCTCAGGGCTTTTTGCTTGCTTCCTATCCAGCAATTTACCTTAATTTCAATTGTTATTTGACAAGGTTATCATACATTCCCTCAATCATATGGTGGTTCTGCCTCATCCTGTTCAATCAGGCAAAACTTCGCAGACTGTTTTATATCTGGGGCTTATATGTCCTAGGTTTGGTTGTAAGCACTGTCGTCGTGTTTGGAACTGTCGAAGACAGTCTTGACAAAGACAGGTTCTTGGGGCCAAACGTTTTAAAGATGACATTTTGCATCACGCCGCTTCTTTTGTTATTGCTGCTGAACACCGCAAATGATGCTGAAGACTTCAAGGATGTTGTTTCCATGTTTTGTTTCCAGATGGTGGTAGATCTCTTCGATGCCGTCGAAATGCTCGACATCGTGTTGGATGAATATGTACACAACTATGGCATTCCAAAACAATTTGGCGCGGTGATGATCATTGTTGCATGTATCAGCTTTCTCCTTTCGCCCTGGAAAATGGCCCAACACGACTTTAAAAGCGGTAAGCCGAGGCGACTTACAGCAAAGTGGCGTTACATCGTTGAAATGGCTTTCGTAAATTTCTTATTTCTTGTCGTTCGTTTGGTGATCATGTTCAAATACGAAAAGGACGAATCCATTTTCGTCGCAAAGAATAGCATCGCCATCATACTGGGAATAATACAACTCCGAAACCTCGAGCTGAAAGAGTACTCAAGCGTGTCGACGTGTGACTCTGATGACGACTAG
- the LOC138055230 gene encoding uncharacterized protein, with the protein MACLSVLKSKIKSVQLIHIGRFIFFAMLVTQCGFLTAYPAWYKRDARWIPLFLLYAPALSYWIRCLLTQAELVRMLYTWFLYVVIALIPIIATIFAVVFVGDDLDTKNLLGPNILKITLSLTPLLFLLLVNTASDTGEHEEYSALVIRLSLQITIDLFDAVEMLDIALDEREDNPRPIPKGFTIAMVAVACFSFLLSLFQLAENKLEKGKHTRRDRTAIIRNVMQIVFVNSPFFVIRLVVFIGYNKEEAIFMAKNGIAIFLSCLEIYWIRKDASQSSSN; encoded by the coding sequence ATGGCTTGTTTATCAGTGTTGAAGAGCAAGATCAAGTCAGTTCAACTCATCCATATCGGACGTTTCATATTTTTTGCGATGCTGGTGACTCAGTGCGGTTTTCTTACAGCATATCCAGCATGGTACAAACGAGATGCACGCTGGATTCCTTTGTTTCTGTTATACGCTCCAGCACTATCTTATTGGATCCGTTGCCTTCTTACGCAAGCAGAACTTGTCAGAATGTTGTACACGTGGTTTTTGTACGTTGTGATCGCCTTAATTCCAATCATCGCTACCATTTTTGCTGTTGTATTTGTCGGCGATGATCTCGACACGAAGAACCTGCTTGGTcccaatattttaaaaataacgCTGTCTTTAACGCCACTGCTATTCCTTCTCCTAGTAAACACGGCTTCGGATACGGGTGAACACGAGGAGTACAGTGCACTTGTAATACGACTGTCTTTGCAGATTACCATCGACCTCTTTGATGCAGTTGAGATGCTCGATATTGCGTTAGACGAAAGAGAAGACAATCCCAGGCCCATTCCAAAAGGATTCACTATAGCGATGGTCGCTGTAGCATGCTTCAGCTTTTTACTGTCTCTCTTTCAGTTGGCCGAAAACAAACTTGAGAAGGGAAAACACACACGACGCGATCGCACAGCAATAATACGCAATGTCATGCAAATCGTGTTTGTCAATTCCCCGTTTTTTGTTATTCGCCTGGTTGTCTTCATCGGATACAACAAAGAAGAGGCCATCTTTATGGCAAAGAATGGGATCGCTATTTTTCTTTCATGCCTTGAAATTTACTGGATCAGGAAGGATGCTTCGCAGTCTTCCTCGAATTGA